A DNA window from Streptococcus mutans contains the following coding sequences:
- the gap gene encoding type I glyceraldehyde-3-phosphate dehydrogenase — MVVKVGINGFGRIGRLAFRRIQNVEGVEVTRINDLTDPNMLAHLLKYDSTQGRFDGNVEVKEGGFEVNGKFVKVSAERDPEQIDWAADGVEIVLEATGFFASKAAAEKHLHANGGAKKVVITAPGGNDIKTIVFNTNHDVLDGTETVISGASCTTNCLAPMAKALHDNFSIKEGLMTTIHAYTGDQMVLDGPHRKGDLRRARAAAANIVPNSTGAAKAIGLVIPELNGKLDGAAQRVPVPTGSVTELVAVLDKKVTVDEVNAAMKAAANESYGYTEDPIVSSDIVGMSFGSLFDATQTKVLDVDGKQLVKVVSWYDNEMSYTSQLVRTLEYFAKIAK; from the coding sequence ATGGTAGTTAAAGTTGGTATTAACGGTTTTGGTCGTATTGGACGTCTTGCTTTCCGTCGTATCCAAAACGTCGAAGGTGTTGAAGTTACACGTATCAATGACCTTACAGATCCAAACATGCTTGCACACTTGTTGAAATATGATTCAACTCAAGGTCGTTTTGATGGTAATGTCGAAGTTAAAGAAGGCGGATTTGAAGTTAATGGTAAATTCGTTAAGGTTTCAGCTGAACGTGATCCAGAACAGATTGACTGGGCTGCTGATGGTGTAGAAATCGTTCTTGAAGCAACTGGCTTCTTTGCAAGCAAAGCAGCTGCTGAAAAACACTTACATGCTAATGGTGGAGCTAAAAAGGTTGTTATCACTGCACCAGGTGGTAATGATATTAAGACAATCGTCTTTAACACCAACCACGATGTTCTTGATGGTACTGAAACAGTTATTTCAGGTGCTTCATGTACTACAAACTGTCTTGCACCAATGGCGAAAGCTTTACATGATAACTTTAGTATCAAAGAAGGTTTGATGACAACTATCCATGCATACACTGGTGATCAAATGGTTCTTGATGGACCACACCGTAAAGGCGACCTTCGTCGTGCACGTGCTGCTGCAGCAAACATCGTTCCTAACTCAACTGGTGCTGCTAAAGCTATTGGTCTTGTTATTCCTGAATTGAATGGTAAACTTGACGGTGCTGCACAACGTGTTCCAGTTCCAACAGGTTCAGTTACTGAATTAGTTGCTGTACTTGATAAAAAGGTAACTGTTGATGAAGTGAATGCTGCTATGAAAGCTGCTGCAAATGAATCTTACGGATATACTGAAGATCCAATCGTATCATCAGATATTGTAGGTATGTCTTTTGGTTCATTGTTTGATGCAACTCAAACAAAAGTTCTTGATGTTGATGGCAAGCAATTGGTTAAAGTTGTTTCATGGTATGATAACGAAATGTCATATACTTCACAACTTGTACGTACTCTTGAGTACTTTGCAAAAATCGCTAAATAA
- the fusA gene encoding elongation factor G has translation MAREFSLEKTRNIGIMAHVDAGKTTTTERILYYTGKIHKIGETHEGASQMDWMEQEQERGITITSAATTAQWKDHRVNIIDTPGHVDFTIEVQRSLRVLDGAVTVLDAQSGVEPQTETVWRQATEYGVPRIVFANKMDKIGADFLYSVSTLHDRLQANAHPIQLPIGAEDDFEGIIDLVTMKAEIYTNDLGTDILIEDIPADYLDQAKEYREKLIEAVAETDEDLMMKYLEGEEITETELKAAIRKATINVEFFPVLAGSAFKNKGVQMMLDAVVDYLPSPLDIPPIKGVNPDTDEEEERPASDDEPFAALAFKIMTDPFVGRLTFFRVYSGILNSGSYVLNTSKGKRERIGRILQMHANSRQEIETVYAGDIAAAVGLKETTTGDSLTDEKAKVILESIEVPEPVIQLMVEPKSKADQDKMGIALQKLAEEDPTFRVETNVETGETVISGMGELHLDVLVDRMKREFKVEANVGAPQVSYRETFRQATQARGFFKRQSGGKGQFGDVWIEFTPNEEGKGFEFENAIVGGVVPREFVPAVEKGLIESMANGVLAGYPIVDVKAKLYDGSYHDVDSSETAFKIAASLALKEAAKTAKPVILEPMMLVTITVPEENLGDVMGHVTARRGRVDGMEAHGNSQIVRAFVPLAEMFGYATVLRSASQGRGTFMMVFDHYEDVPKSVQEEIIKKNAGEA, from the coding sequence ATGGCTCGTGAATTTTCACTTGAAAAAACTCGTAATATCGGTATCATGGCTCACGTTGATGCTGGTAAAACAACTACAACAGAGCGTATTCTTTACTATACTGGTAAAATTCATAAGATTGGTGAAACACACGAAGGTGCTTCACAAATGGACTGGATGGAACAAGAGCAAGAACGTGGTATCACAATCACTTCAGCTGCAACGACTGCTCAATGGAAAGACCATCGTGTCAATATTATTGACACACCGGGGCACGTAGACTTTACTATCGAAGTGCAACGTTCCCTTCGTGTTCTAGATGGTGCTGTTACTGTTCTTGATGCTCAGTCAGGTGTTGAACCTCAAACAGAAACTGTTTGGCGTCAAGCAACTGAGTATGGTGTTCCTCGTATCGTATTTGCTAATAAGATGGATAAAATTGGTGCTGATTTCCTTTATTCAGTGAGCACTCTTCATGATCGTCTTCAAGCAAATGCACACCCTATTCAATTGCCGATCGGAGCAGAAGATGATTTTGAAGGTATTATTGATTTGGTAACAATGAAAGCCGAAATCTATACAAATGATCTTGGTACAGATATTTTGATTGAAGATATTCCTGCTGATTACCTTGATCAAGCTAAAGAATACCGTGAAAAATTGATTGAGGCAGTTGCTGAAACTGATGAAGATCTGATGATGAAATATCTTGAAGGTGAAGAAATCACTGAAACAGAATTAAAAGCAGCTATTCGTAAAGCTACTATTAATGTTGAATTCTTTCCAGTTCTTGCGGGTTCAGCTTTCAAGAATAAAGGCGTCCAAATGATGCTTGATGCGGTTGTTGATTACCTTCCAAGTCCGCTTGATATTCCTCCTATTAAAGGTGTTAATCCAGATACTGATGAAGAAGAAGAGCGCCCAGCATCTGATGATGAACCATTTGCTGCTCTTGCCTTTAAGATTATGACTGACCCATTCGTGGGACGTTTGACTTTCTTCCGTGTTTATTCTGGTATCCTAAACAGTGGTTCTTATGTGTTGAATACCTCTAAAGGAAAACGTGAACGTATTGGACGTATTCTTCAAATGCATGCCAACAGCCGTCAAGAAATTGAAACCGTTTATGCTGGTGATATTGCGGCTGCAGTTGGTTTGAAAGAAACAACAACTGGAGATTCATTAACTGATGAAAAAGCAAAAGTGATTCTTGAATCAATTGAAGTTCCAGAACCTGTTATTCAGTTGATGGTTGAGCCAAAATCGAAAGCCGATCAAGATAAAATGGGGATTGCTCTTCAAAAACTTGCTGAGGAAGATCCAACTTTCCGTGTGGAAACAAATGTTGAAACAGGTGAAACCGTTATTTCTGGTATGGGTGAGCTTCACTTGGATGTCCTTGTTGACCGTATGAAACGCGAATTCAAGGTTGAAGCTAATGTTGGTGCTCCTCAGGTGTCATATCGTGAAACTTTCCGTCAAGCTACGCAAGCACGTGGTTTCTTTAAACGCCAATCCGGTGGTAAAGGTCAATTTGGTGATGTTTGGATTGAATTTACTCCAAATGAAGAAGGTAAAGGGTTCGAGTTTGAAAATGCTATTGTGGGTGGTGTTGTTCCACGTGAATTTGTTCCGGCCGTAGAAAAAGGTTTGATTGAATCTATGGCTAATGGTGTTCTTGCTGGTTACCCAATTGTTGATGTTAAGGCCAAACTTTATGATGGTTCTTACCATGATGTTGACTCATCTGAAACAGCCTTCAAGATTGCTGCGTCGCTTGCTCTTAAGGAAGCTGCTAAAACTGCGAAACCTGTTATTCTTGAACCAATGATGTTAGTCACTATCACTGTTCCTGAAGAAAACCTTGGTGATGTTATGGGGCATGTCACTGCCCGTCGTGGACGTGTTGATGGCATGGAAGCACATGGTAATAGTCAAATTGTTCGTGCTTTTGTTCCGCTTGCTGAAATGTTCGGTTATGCAACTGTTCTTCGTTCAGCATCTCAAGGACGTGGGACCTTTATGATGGTATTTGACCACTATGAAGATGTTCCAAAATCTGTTCAAGAAGAGATCATTAAGAAAAACGCTGGAGAAGCTTAA
- the rpsG gene encoding 30S ribosomal protein S7 yields MSRKNRAPKREVLPDPLYNSKLVTRLINRIMLDGKRGTAASIVYGAFEQIKEATGNDALEVFEQAMENIMPVLEVRARRVGGSNYQVPVEVRPERRTTLGLRWLVTASRTRGEHTMKDRLAKEILDASNNTGASVKKREDTHRMAEANRAFAHFRW; encoded by the coding sequence ATGAGTCGTAAAAACCGTGCGCCTAAGCGCGAAGTATTGCCAGATCCATTATACAATTCAAAACTTGTAACACGTCTTATCAACCGTATTATGCTTGATGGTAAACGTGGTACAGCTGCATCTATCGTTTATGGAGCTTTTGAACAAATTAAGGAAGCAACAGGGAATGATGCACTTGAAGTCTTTGAACAAGCCATGGAAAATATCATGCCTGTACTTGAAGTACGTGCACGTCGTGTTGGTGGTTCTAACTATCAAGTCCCAGTTGAAGTTCGTCCTGAACGTCGTACAACATTAGGTCTTCGTTGGTTGGTGACTGCATCACGTACTCGTGGTGAACACACAATGAAAGATCGTCTTGCAAAAGAAATCTTAGATGCGTCAAATAATACAGGTGCCTCAGTTAAAAAACGTGAAGATACACATCGTATGGCTGAAGCTAACCGTGCTTTTGCACACTTCCGTTGGTAG
- the rpsL gene encoding 30S ribosomal protein S12 — protein sequence MPTINQLVRKPRKSKVEKSDSPALNIGYNSHKKVHTKLAAPQKRGVATRVGTMTPKKPNSALRKFARVRLSNLIEVTAYIPGIGHNLQEHSVVLIRGGRVKDLPGVRYHIVRGALDTAGVTDRKQGRSKYGTKKPKA from the coding sequence ATGCCTACAATTAACCAGTTGGTTCGTAAGCCACGTAAGTCTAAAGTAGAAAAATCTGACTCACCAGCATTGAATATTGGCTATAATAGCCATAAAAAAGTTCATACTAAACTTGCTGCACCTCAAAAACGCGGTGTTGCAACACGTGTTGGAACAATGACCCCTAAGAAACCTAACTCTGCTCTTCGTAAATTTGCTCGTGTTCGTTTGAGTAACCTTATTGAAGTCACTGCTTATATTCCAGGTATTGGTCACAATCTGCAAGAACACAGTGTTGTACTTATTCGTGGTGGACGTGTAAAGGACCTTCCAGGGGTACGTTACCATATTGTTCGTGGTGCACTTGATACTGCCGGTGTTACTGATCGTAAACAAGGCCGTTCTAAATATGGTACTAAGAAACCAAAAGCATAA
- the purR gene encoding pur operon repressor encodes MKLRRSERMVVISNYLINNPYQLTSLNTFAQKYEAAKSSISEDIAIIKKAFAHADIGHIKTVTGANGGVIFTPTISDDEARTVAQELCQRLAESNRILPGGYIYLSDLLSTPSILKNIGRIIANAFKDEKIDTVMTVATKGVPLANAVANILNVPFVIVRRDLKITEGSTVSVNYASGSSDRIEKMFLSKRSLNPNSCVLIVDDFLKGGGTISGMVSLLSEFDSQLVGVAVFADNAQEKREGISYKSLLTVTNIDVKESKVDVKLGNIFSK; translated from the coding sequence ATGAAATTGCGACGTAGCGAACGAATGGTTGTTATTTCAAATTATTTAATTAACAACCCCTATCAACTAACCAGCCTTAATACTTTTGCTCAAAAGTATGAAGCGGCAAAGTCTTCGATTTCTGAAGATATTGCAATTATTAAGAAAGCTTTTGCTCACGCTGATATTGGCCATATTAAGACGGTAACTGGTGCCAATGGTGGTGTTATTTTTACACCGACTATTTCAGATGATGAAGCGAGAACGGTTGCACAAGAACTTTGTCAGCGACTGGCAGAAAGCAACCGTATCTTGCCGGGTGGCTATATTTATTTGTCTGATTTACTATCGACACCAAGTATTCTAAAAAATATCGGTCGTATTATTGCCAATGCTTTTAAAGATGAAAAAATTGATACTGTTATGACAGTGGCAACCAAAGGTGTTCCTTTGGCTAATGCCGTTGCTAATATTCTTAATGTCCCTTTTGTCATTGTGCGTCGAGATTTGAAGATTACAGAAGGTTCAACAGTATCTGTTAATTATGCTTCTGGATCAAGCGATCGTATTGAAAAGATGTTTTTATCAAAACGCAGTTTAAATCCCAACAGTTGCGTTTTAATTGTTGATGATTTTCTTAAGGGTGGGGGAACCATCAGTGGTATGGTTAGCCTTTTGAGCGAATTTGACAGTCAGTTGGTTGGAGTGGCTGTCTTTGCCGATAATGCTCAGGAAAAACGTGAGGGCATCAGCTATAAATCTCTTTTAACAGTAACCAATATTGATGTTAAAGAAAGCAAGGTAGATGTTAAGTTGGGAAATATTTTTAGTAAATGA
- a CDS encoding 3'-5' exoribonuclease YhaM family protein yields the protein MKINQMKKDELFEGFYLIKSAELRKTRAGKDYLAFTFQDDSGEISGNLWDAQPYNVEEFTAGKVVFMRGRREVYNGTPQVNQISLRHPKDGEPNDPRDFKEKPPVDVEEVKDYLEQMLFKIENATWQRIVRALYRKYSKEFFSFPAAKTNHHAFEVGLAYHTATMVRLADSIGDIYEELDKSLLFAGIMLHDLAKVLELSGPDNTEYTIRGNLIGHIALIDEEITKVLSELSIDDTKEDVIVLRHVILSHHGLLEYGSPVRPKIMEAEIIHMIDNIDAEMMMMTTALSRVSEGEMTGRIFAMDNRSFYKPKTNHQNTKKDDY from the coding sequence ATGAAAATTAATCAAATGAAAAAAGATGAACTTTTCGAGGGATTTTATCTCATTAAATCAGCAGAGCTCAGAAAAACAAGAGCAGGAAAAGATTACCTTGCCTTTACCTTTCAAGATGATAGTGGAGAAATTTCTGGTAATCTTTGGGATGCTCAGCCTTATAATGTTGAAGAATTTACTGCTGGGAAAGTTGTCTTTATGAGGGGACGCCGTGAAGTTTATAATGGGACACCACAGGTCAATCAAATCAGCTTACGGCATCCTAAGGATGGAGAGCCTAATGATCCTAGAGATTTTAAAGAAAAACCGCCTGTTGATGTTGAAGAGGTCAAAGATTATCTTGAACAGATGCTCTTCAAAATCGAAAATGCTACCTGGCAACGGATTGTCCGTGCCCTTTATCGTAAGTATAGTAAAGAATTTTTCAGCTTTCCGGCAGCTAAAACAAATCACCATGCTTTTGAAGTTGGTCTGGCCTATCATACAGCAACTATGGTTCGTTTGGCTGATAGTATCGGGGATATTTATGAAGAACTTGACAAAAGTCTTCTGTTTGCGGGTATCATGCTGCATGATTTAGCCAAAGTTCTTGAGCTATCTGGTCCTGATAATACCGAATATACTATTCGTGGCAATCTTATTGGTCATATTGCTTTGATCGATGAAGAAATTACTAAAGTTTTATCAGAATTGTCTATTGATGATACTAAGGAAGATGTTATTGTCTTGCGCCATGTTATTCTCAGCCATCATGGTCTCTTAGAATATGGCAGTCCCGTTAGACCTAAAATTATGGAAGCAGAAATCATTCATATGATTGATAATATTGATGCTGAAATGATGATGATGACGACTGCTCTATCTCGTGTATCAGAAGGAGAGATGACTGGTCGTATCTTTGCTATGGATAATCGTTCTTTCTATAAACCTAAAACAAACCATCAAAACACGAAAAAAGATGACTATTAG
- the rmuC gene encoding DNA recombination protein RmuC yields MDILTLLLALTACFISSAIFLKLDKNQSGLEKKLDDNADNLSDQVSYQLEVANKNQLLAINQQLTRLQNDLSQQLTDLREVLHQNLNDSRDRSDKRLEQINLQLNQSVKEMQTSNEKRLEEMRQTVAEKLDQTLHTRLKTSFETVSKQLENVNQGLGEMKNMARDVGTLNKVLSNTKTRGILGELQLSQIIEDIMTESQYEREFATVKDSKERVEYAIKLPGNQQGTYVYLPIDSKFPLENYYRLEDAYDLGNKEQIDLYRKKLLSSIKTFAKDIQKKYLNPPETTNFGIMFLPTEGLYSEVVRNASFFDALRRDEHIVVAGPSTLSALLNSLSVGFKTLNIQKNADDISKILGNVKTEFAKFGGLLQTTKKQLNQASNNIDKLLTTRTNAIGRALRNIELYEDESTKSALNLPPLEDEESNEN; encoded by the coding sequence ATGGATATTCTTACTCTCTTACTGGCTTTGACAGCTTGTTTTATCAGCTCTGCTATTTTTCTAAAACTGGATAAAAATCAATCGGGACTTGAAAAAAAGTTAGATGACAATGCGGATAACCTTTCTGATCAAGTTTCTTATCAGTTGGAGGTTGCTAATAAAAATCAATTGCTTGCAATTAATCAGCAGTTGACACGTTTACAAAATGATCTCTCTCAACAATTAACTGACTTAAGAGAGGTATTACATCAAAATCTAAATGACAGTCGGGATCGATCGGATAAGCGTTTAGAGCAAATCAATTTACAATTAAATCAGTCGGTCAAAGAAATGCAAACTTCCAATGAAAAACGCTTGGAAGAGATGCGGCAAACCGTTGCAGAAAAATTAGACCAAACCTTACATACGCGCCTGAAAACATCTTTCGAAACTGTTTCTAAGCAGTTGGAAAATGTTAATCAAGGTTTGGGTGAAATGAAGAACATGGCACGTGATGTTGGTACCTTGAATAAGGTTCTGTCCAATACTAAAACACGGGGAATTCTGGGTGAATTACAATTAAGCCAAATTATTGAAGATATTATGACCGAATCTCAATATGAACGTGAATTTGCAACTGTGAAGGACTCAAAAGAACGTGTGGAATATGCTATTAAATTGCCGGGGAATCAGCAAGGAACCTATGTTTACCTACCTATTGATTCTAAGTTTCCACTGGAAAATTATTATCGTTTGGAAGATGCCTATGATCTTGGTAATAAGGAGCAAATTGATCTTTATCGAAAAAAACTGCTAAGCAGTATCAAGACTTTTGCTAAAGATATTCAAAAGAAATATCTCAATCCACCAGAAACAACCAATTTTGGGATTATGTTTTTGCCAACAGAAGGGCTTTATTCGGAAGTTGTTAGAAATGCAAGTTTCTTTGATGCTTTGCGGCGTGATGAACATATTGTTGTAGCGGGTCCGTCAACTTTATCAGCTCTCTTAAATTCTTTGTCTGTTGGTTTTAAAACATTGAATATTCAAAAAAATGCTGATGATATCAGTAAAATTTTAGGAAATGTCAAGACAGAATTTGCTAAGTTTGGAGGTCTTTTACAGACAACCAAAAAACAACTCAATCAAGCTAGCAACAATATTGATAAACTTTTAACAACACGCACCAATGCAATTGGTCGAGCACTAAGAAACATTGAATTATATGAGGATGAAAGCACTAAGTCGGCTTTAAACCTTCCGCCGCTAGAAGATGAGGAATCAAATGAAAATTAA
- a CDS encoding thiamine diphosphokinase: MTKVALFSGGDLTYFTRDFDYFVGIDKGSSFLLKNQLPLDLAIGDFDSVSAEEFKQIKAKAKKLVMAPAEKNDTDTELALKTIFDCFGRVEIIVFGAFGGRIDHMLSNIFLPSDPDLAPFMRCFKLRDEQNLVEFFPAGQHQIEQATDMVYISFMAANGAHLSIQDAKYELTEENYFQKKIYSSNEFKDKPICFSVASGYVVVIQTKDRT, translated from the coding sequence ATGACTAAGGTAGCTCTGTTTTCTGGAGGCGATCTTACTTATTTCACGAGAGATTTTGACTATTTTGTAGGTATTGATAAGGGAAGTTCTTTTCTGTTGAAAAATCAGTTACCGTTAGACTTAGCTATTGGGGATTTTGATTCTGTCTCAGCAGAGGAATTTAAGCAGATTAAAGCCAAGGCTAAAAAGCTGGTGATGGCTCCTGCAGAAAAAAATGATACAGATACAGAGTTGGCTTTAAAAACAATTTTTGACTGTTTTGGCAGGGTTGAAATAATTGTTTTTGGTGCTTTTGGCGGTCGGATAGACCATATGCTGTCCAATATTTTTTTACCTAGCGATCCTGATTTAGCTCCTTTTATGCGCTGTTTTAAATTACGTGATGAACAAAATTTAGTGGAATTTTTTCCAGCAGGGCAACATCAAATTGAACAGGCAACTGATATGGTTTATATTTCCTTTATGGCAGCAAACGGCGCTCATCTGTCTATTCAAGATGCTAAATACGAATTAACAGAAGAGAACTACTTTCAAAAGAAAATTTACAGCAGCAATGAATTTAAGGACAAACCGATTTGTTTTTCAGTCGCTTCAGGTTATGTTGTTGTCATTCAAACAAAAGATAGGACCTAA
- the rpe gene encoding ribulose-phosphate 3-epimerase yields the protein MLLNQIAPSILAADYANFESELKRIEETGVKYVHIDIMDGQFVPSISFGAGIVASMRKHSKLVFDCHLMVVNPERYVDDFSQAGADIMTVHVEATHHIHGALQKIKAAGMKAGIVINPGTPVADLESVLSLADQILIMTVNPGFGGQAFIPEMLEKVRTVAKLREEKGLSFDIEVDGGIDNETIKLAKQAGANIFVAGSYLFKENLAAQVETLKAALND from the coding sequence ATGTTGCTCAATCAAATTGCCCCTTCTATTTTAGCTGCAGATTATGCTAACTTTGAAAGTGAATTAAAGCGCATTGAAGAAACTGGTGTGAAGTACGTTCATATTGATATTATGGATGGACAGTTTGTTCCAAGCATTAGTTTTGGTGCCGGTATTGTTGCTAGTATGCGTAAACATAGTAAGCTCGTCTTTGATTGTCATCTTATGGTAGTTAATCCAGAGCGTTATGTTGATGATTTTTCTCAAGCTGGTGCTGATATTATGACAGTACACGTAGAAGCCACCCATCATATTCACGGTGCCCTTCAAAAAATCAAGGCTGCTGGTATGAAGGCAGGAATTGTCATCAACCCTGGAACACCAGTTGCTGATTTAGAATCTGTCTTGTCTTTAGCAGATCAGATACTTATTATGACAGTTAATCCTGGTTTTGGCGGTCAGGCTTTTATTCCAGAAATGTTGGAAAAAGTAAGAACTGTTGCTAAGCTTCGTGAAGAAAAGGGTTTATCATTTGATATTGAAGTTGATGGCGGTATTGACAATGAAACCATTAAGTTAGCAAAGCAAGCCGGCGCCAATATCTTTGTAGCAGGTTCTTACCTTTTCAAAGAAAATCTAGCTGCTCAAGTTGAAACTTTGAAAGCGGCTTTAAATGACTAA
- the rsgA gene encoding ribosome small subunit-dependent GTPase A has product MQGKIIESLAGFYYVESDGQIYQTRARGNFRKKGHKPYVGDEVDFSAKENSEGYILAIHERKNSLVRPPIVNIDQAVVIISAKEPDFNHNLLDRFLILLEHRKISPIIYLSKTDLLEDLDEFKKVQKQYQKIGYYFVYYLEDLTPLLKDKITIFMGQTGVGKTTLLNTLAPDLALETNEISDSLGRGRHTTRAVTLYNIYGGKIADTPGFSSLDYEITSSEELNAAFPELLKLSAACKFRSCTHTHEPGCAVKSALAQRKIWKKRYQTYLQILSEIENRRETYKKVLKRK; this is encoded by the coding sequence TTGCAAGGAAAAATTATTGAGTCCCTAGCTGGTTTTTATTATGTAGAGTCAGATGGTCAGATTTATCAGACACGAGCGCGTGGTAATTTTAGGAAAAAAGGACATAAACCTTATGTTGGTGATGAAGTAGATTTTTCAGCTAAAGAAAATTCTGAGGGTTATATACTGGCTATTCATGAACGAAAAAACAGTCTAGTGAGACCGCCAATTGTCAATATTGATCAGGCAGTAGTCATTATCTCTGCTAAAGAACCTGATTTTAATCATAATTTGTTAGACCGTTTTCTCATTCTTTTAGAACATAGGAAGATTAGTCCCATAATTTATCTTTCTAAAACGGACTTACTAGAGGATTTAGATGAATTTAAAAAGGTTCAAAAGCAGTATCAAAAGATTGGTTATTATTTTGTTTATTATTTAGAAGATTTAACTCCTCTTTTAAAAGATAAAATAACTATTTTTATGGGACAAACAGGTGTTGGGAAAACGACCTTGCTCAATACACTTGCCCCTGATTTGGCACTAGAAACTAATGAGATATCAGATAGTTTAGGACGAGGTCGTCACACGACACGCGCAGTTACTCTGTATAACATTTATGGCGGGAAAATTGCGGATACTCCTGGATTTTCTTCGCTGGATTACGAAATAACAAGTAGTGAGGAATTAAATGCTGCTTTTCCTGAACTTCTGAAGTTAAGTGCTGCTTGTAAGTTTCGTTCCTGCACTCATACGCATGAACCGGGGTGTGCTGTTAAATCGGCTCTGGCACAGAGAAAAATATGGAAAAAACGCTATCAAACTTATTTGCAAATTCTTAGTGAAATTGAAAATCGCCGAGAGACTTATAAAAAAGTATTAAAAAGAAAGTAG